A region of Streptomyces sp. NBC_01267 DNA encodes the following proteins:
- a CDS encoding ABC transporter ATP-binding protein, translating into MSGATEELVVRGLRKRYGDHTAVDDVSFTLPPGSSLGIVGESGSGKTTTVRMLVGLERPDGGTVHIGGRDRSAPARGRAERLARAREIQMVFQDPYLSLDPRVPVGRCVEEVLRLHFPMEATARGERVAELLDQVGLGEREAAALPGKLSGGQRQRVAIARALAAEPRVLVLDEAVAALDVSIQAQVLELLGTIRREVGIGFLFVTHDLAVVRHITDELMVLREGQVVEAGRTAEILGTPRHPYTRLLLDSVPRRGWNPADAADARRALG; encoded by the coding sequence GTGAGCGGGGCGACCGAGGAACTCGTCGTGCGGGGGCTGCGCAAACGGTACGGGGACCACACAGCGGTGGACGACGTGTCCTTCACGCTGCCGCCCGGGTCCTCGCTCGGCATCGTCGGTGAATCCGGCAGCGGAAAGACCACGACGGTACGGATGCTCGTCGGTCTGGAGCGCCCCGACGGCGGCACCGTCCACATCGGCGGACGCGACCGCTCGGCACCCGCCCGGGGCAGGGCCGAACGGCTCGCCCGCGCACGCGAGATACAGATGGTCTTCCAGGATCCGTACCTGTCCCTCGACCCCCGGGTGCCCGTCGGCCGGTGCGTCGAGGAGGTGCTGCGCCTCCACTTCCCGATGGAGGCGACGGCCCGGGGGGAGCGCGTCGCCGAACTCCTCGACCAGGTGGGGCTCGGGGAACGGGAGGCAGCCGCCCTGCCCGGCAAGCTGTCCGGCGGGCAGCGCCAGCGCGTGGCCATCGCCCGCGCGCTGGCCGCCGAACCGCGCGTCCTCGTCCTCGACGAGGCCGTGGCGGCCCTGGACGTGTCCATTCAGGCGCAGGTCCTCGAACTGCTGGGCACCATCCGGCGCGAGGTCGGCATCGGCTTCCTCTTCGTCACGCACGACCTCGCCGTCGTCCGGCACATCACCGACGAACTGATGGTCCTCAGGGAGGGGCAGGTGGTGGAGGCGGGCCGTACGGCCGAGATCCTCGGCACGCCTCGCCACCCGTACACCCGCCTGCTGCTCGACTCCGTCCCGCGACGCGGCTGGAACCCCGCCGACGCCGCGGACGCCCGCCGCGCCCTCGGCTGA
- a CDS encoding NAD(P)/FAD-dependent oxidoreductase — MDPVHALRDVSPTPFWLDDPGRAQATPALVADVRCDLLVVGGGYSGLWTALIAKERDPSCDVVLIEGEEIGWAASGRNGGFCESSLTHGLGNGFDRWPGELAELERLGIENLRAMEDTIKKYGIDCDWERTGSLTVATEPYQIDDLNELAALAARYGSGYTVLDADQVRAEINSPTFLGGIWDEDGTAMLNPARLAWGLKQACLDLGVRIHEHTRATAIAEDGPRIAVRTPYGRILANRVALATNVFPSLIKRHRPYTVPVYDYALMTEPLTEEQLASVGWHHRQGLSDSANQFHYVRLSTDNRILWGGYDTVYHYRGQVRAEHDQRPETFATLARHFFRTFPQLEGVRFSHAWGGAIDTCSRFCAFFDTSFRGRVAYAAGFTGLGVGATRFGAEVMLDLLDGGSTERTRLEMVRRKPLPFPPEPVRWAGIQATRWSLARADENRGRRNLWLKSLDRLGLGFGS, encoded by the coding sequence ATGGATCCCGTCCACGCTCTCCGGGACGTCAGCCCCACCCCGTTCTGGCTGGACGACCCGGGCCGGGCACAGGCCACACCCGCACTGGTCGCCGACGTCCGCTGCGATCTGCTCGTGGTGGGGGGCGGCTACAGCGGCCTGTGGACCGCGCTGATCGCCAAGGAGCGCGATCCCTCCTGTGACGTCGTTCTCATCGAGGGCGAGGAGATCGGCTGGGCCGCATCCGGGCGCAACGGCGGATTCTGCGAATCCAGCCTCACCCACGGTCTGGGCAACGGCTTCGACCGCTGGCCCGGTGAGCTCGCCGAGCTGGAACGGCTCGGTATCGAGAACCTCCGGGCGATGGAGGACACGATCAAGAAGTACGGCATCGACTGCGACTGGGAACGCACCGGTTCCCTCACCGTGGCGACCGAGCCGTACCAGATCGACGACCTGAACGAACTCGCCGCGCTCGCCGCCCGCTACGGCTCCGGGTACACGGTGCTCGACGCCGACCAGGTCCGGGCCGAGATCAACTCACCGACCTTCCTGGGCGGGATCTGGGACGAGGACGGCACGGCGATGCTGAACCCCGCACGTCTCGCATGGGGTCTCAAGCAGGCCTGTCTGGACCTCGGCGTGCGCATCCACGAGCACACCCGGGCAACGGCCATCGCGGAGGACGGCCCGAGGATCGCGGTCCGGACGCCGTACGGACGCATCCTGGCCAACCGGGTCGCCCTCGCGACCAACGTCTTCCCCTCGCTGATCAAGCGGCACCGCCCCTACACCGTCCCCGTGTACGACTACGCGCTGATGACGGAGCCGCTGACCGAGGAACAACTCGCCTCGGTCGGCTGGCACCACCGGCAGGGGCTCTCCGACTCCGCCAATCAGTTCCACTACGTGCGGCTCTCCACCGACAACCGCATCCTGTGGGGCGGTTACGACACCGTGTACCACTACCGGGGGCAGGTGCGTGCCGAGCACGACCAGCGGCCGGAGACCTTCGCCACCCTGGCCCGGCACTTCTTCCGGACCTTTCCCCAGCTGGAAGGGGTGCGCTTCAGCCACGCCTGGGGCGGCGCGATCGACACGTGCAGCCGGTTCTGTGCGTTCTTCGACACCAGCTTCCGGGGCCGGGTCGCCTATGCGGCCGGATTCACCGGCCTCGGCGTGGGCGCGACCCGCTTCGGTGCCGAGGTGATGCTCGACCTCCTGGACGGTGGGAGCACCGAGCGGACCCGGCTGGAAATGGTGCGGCGCAAGCCCCTCCCCTTCCCGCCGGAGCCGGTCCGATGGGCGGGGATCCAGGCCACGAGGTGGTCGCTCGCCCGCGCGGACGAGAACCGCGGGCGCCGCAACCTCTGGCTCAAGAGCCTCGACAGGCTCGGCCTCGGGTTCGGAAGCTGA
- a CDS encoding IclR family transcriptional regulator, whose protein sequence is MSGSPPARSAADRLLDVLGAFEQAHPALTLTQIARRADLPLPTAHRLVGALADWGALERTEDGRYHVGLRLWEVAALAPRGVGLRQAAMPFLEDLYETTHENVQLAVRDGLEVVYTERISGRSAVGVRSRVGARWPLHATGVGLVLLAYGDAALQDRYCAGRLAAFTPFTVTAPAQLRRVLAEVRHSGSVVSDRQVTDDALSVAAPVRGPRGEVVAAVSVVVPVAGAQTPALVPAVRVAGLGISRALGWQPVPGRAGTSA, encoded by the coding sequence ATGTCCGGCTCTCCCCCCGCCCGTTCGGCGGCCGACCGCCTGCTCGACGTGCTCGGCGCGTTCGAGCAGGCGCATCCCGCGCTGACGCTGACTCAGATCGCCCGGCGCGCCGACCTTCCCCTGCCCACCGCACACCGGCTGGTCGGGGCGCTCGCCGACTGGGGCGCGCTCGAACGCACCGAGGACGGCCGCTACCACGTGGGCCTGCGGCTGTGGGAGGTCGCCGCGCTGGCCCCGCGCGGAGTGGGACTGCGGCAGGCGGCGATGCCGTTCCTGGAGGACCTGTACGAGACCACCCACGAGAACGTGCAACTCGCCGTGCGCGACGGCCTGGAGGTCGTCTACACCGAGCGCATCTCCGGCCGTTCCGCCGTCGGCGTCCGCAGCCGGGTCGGCGCCCGCTGGCCGCTGCACGCCACTGGCGTCGGACTGGTCCTGCTCGCCTACGGAGATGCCGCGCTCCAGGACCGCTACTGCGCCGGGAGACTTGCCGCATTCACTCCCTTCACCGTCACGGCCCCCGCCCAGTTGCGCCGCGTGCTGGCCGAAGTACGCCACAGCGGCAGCGTGGTGAGTGACCGTCAGGTCACGGACGACGCCCTTTCGGTGGCCGCGCCGGTGCGCGGTCCGCGCGGGGAGGTGGTCGCGGCCGTCTCGGTCGTGGTCCCGGTCGCGGGCGCGCAGACACCTGCGCTGGTCCCTGCCGTCCGGGTGGCCGGCCTGGGCATCTCCCGGGCCCTGGGCTGGCAACCCGTACCCGGCCGAGCCGGGACTTCCGCCTGA
- a CDS encoding aromatic ring-hydroxylating dioxygenase subunit alpha produces the protein MPTHTAFVRNQWYVAAWSSEVGRDLLGRTVLGEPIALYRTEEGEAVALADRCVHRRFPLSESRLDGDKVVCGYHGFTYDTTGTCVYVPGQKRIPRTARVSSYPVAELDSFVWVWIGDPGQADPGTIPRAPHLVEEGWTTVSGMEPIDGDYGLLVDNLMDLSHETYLHGGYIGTPEVAETPITTEVDQEAGVVRVSRHMPDAECPPFYARSTGIEGRIQRLQDIEYFAPCLYLLHSRISPAWQDTPLFRTEITYAITPSAPGKVYDFWAVSRNFAVEDEEVTAFLREFNHTVVMQDVDALNLLQRSLDTEPAGYQELSINIDTGALAARRILAGLAAE, from the coding sequence ATGCCCACGCACACCGCCTTCGTCCGCAACCAGTGGTACGTCGCCGCCTGGTCCTCCGAGGTCGGCCGCGACCTGCTGGGCCGCACCGTCCTGGGCGAGCCGATCGCGCTGTACCGCACCGAGGAGGGCGAGGCCGTCGCCCTCGCCGACCGCTGCGTGCACCGCCGCTTCCCGCTCTCCGAGAGCCGCCTCGACGGCGACAAGGTGGTCTGCGGCTACCACGGCTTCACCTACGACACCACGGGCACCTGCGTCTACGTCCCCGGCCAGAAGCGCATCCCCCGTACCGCGCGGGTGAGTTCCTACCCGGTGGCCGAGCTCGACTCCTTCGTCTGGGTCTGGATCGGCGACCCCGGGCAGGCCGACCCCGGCACGATTCCGCGCGCCCCGCACCTGGTCGAGGAGGGCTGGACCACCGTCAGCGGCATGGAGCCCATCGACGGGGACTACGGCCTGCTGGTCGACAACCTGATGGACCTCTCCCACGAGACCTATCTGCACGGCGGCTACATCGGCACGCCCGAGGTCGCCGAGACCCCCATCACCACCGAGGTCGACCAGGAAGCAGGGGTGGTCCGCGTCTCCCGGCACATGCCCGACGCCGAGTGCCCGCCCTTCTACGCCCGGTCGACCGGCATCGAGGGACGCATCCAGCGGCTGCAGGACATCGAGTACTTCGCGCCCTGCCTCTACCTGCTGCACAGCCGGATCAGCCCCGCGTGGCAGGACACTCCCCTGTTCCGTACCGAGATCACCTACGCGATCACCCCCTCGGCGCCCGGCAAGGTCTACGACTTCTGGGCCGTCTCGCGGAACTTCGCCGTCGAGGACGAGGAAGTCACCGCATTCCTGCGGGAGTTCAACCACACCGTGGTCATGCAGGACGTGGACGCGCTCAACCTGCTGCAGCGCTCCCTGGACACGGAACCCGCGGGCTACCAGGAGCTGAGCATCAACATCGACACGGGCGCCCTGGCCGCACGGCGGATCCTGGCCGGGCTGGCCGCGGAGTGA
- a CDS encoding ABC transporter ATP-binding protein has product MTEYETPALEIDGLGVRLSGGQAARPILDGVSLRVGAGETVGLVGESGSGKSVACRSVLGLLPAGARTSGEVRVAGRDVLTMKRAELAELRSGQVSMIFQDPRASVNPLRRVGDFLTEGLRGAGTPAAVAESRAEELLDAVGIRDPRGALRRYPHQFSGGMLQRVVIAAALAGEPALLVADEPTTALDVTTQAEIIAILTRLQAARGTGMLFVTHDLELASAICDRVYVMYAGRIVETSGTDALFDRPRHPYTAGLLACTPRIEAGAGAPRPIPGRPVSLAEAPPGCAFAARCAHAQPRCSEETPELAHHGDGLAACHRADEGIRL; this is encoded by the coding sequence ATGACCGAGTACGAAACCCCCGCGCTGGAGATCGACGGGCTCGGCGTCCGCCTGTCCGGTGGGCAGGCGGCCCGTCCCATCCTCGACGGCGTCTCCCTGCGGGTCGGCGCAGGCGAGACGGTCGGCCTGGTCGGCGAGTCCGGTTCGGGCAAGTCGGTCGCGTGCCGGAGTGTGCTCGGGCTGCTGCCGGCCGGGGCGCGCACGAGTGGGGAGGTGAGGGTGGCGGGCCGCGACGTGCTGACCATGAAGCGCGCCGAACTGGCCGAACTGCGCTCCGGGCAGGTCTCGATGATCTTCCAGGACCCCCGGGCGTCGGTGAACCCGCTGCGCCGCGTGGGCGACTTCCTCACCGAGGGGCTGCGCGGTGCGGGCACGCCCGCCGCCGTGGCCGAGAGCCGGGCCGAGGAGCTCCTCGACGCGGTGGGCATCCGCGATCCACGGGGCGCGCTGCGCCGCTACCCGCACCAGTTCTCCGGTGGGATGCTCCAGCGCGTGGTCATCGCGGCGGCTCTCGCGGGCGAGCCGGCGCTGCTGGTCGCCGACGAGCCGACCACGGCCCTCGATGTCACCACCCAGGCGGAGATCATCGCGATCCTCACGCGCCTCCAGGCCGCACGCGGCACCGGGATGCTCTTCGTCACGCACGACCTCGAACTGGCCTCGGCGATCTGCGACCGCGTGTACGTCATGTACGCGGGCCGGATCGTCGAGACCAGCGGCACCGACGCGCTGTTCGACCGTCCACGCCACCCGTACACCGCGGGGCTCCTCGCCTGCACACCCCGCATCGAGGCCGGAGCCGGCGCCCCACGCCCCATCCCGGGCAGGCCCGTCTCCCTCGCCGAGGCCCCACCGGGGTGCGCCTTCGCGGCGCGCTGCGCCCATGCGCAGCCGCGCTGTTCCGAGGAGACACCCGAACTTGCGCACCACGGCGACGGACTCGCCGCGTGCCACCGCGCCGACGAAGGGATCAGACTGTGA
- a CDS encoding PDR/VanB family oxidoreductase, which produces MNDTIDLIVADRREEAVGVISLTLRRADGGALPGWQPGAHVDLLLAEGLERQYSLCGSPDSAQWRIAVLHKADGRGGSDFVHISLHPGARVRARGPRNHFPLEPAPRHRFVAGGIGITPILPMLAAASSSSSDWSLLYGGRSRASMAFAEEVTAHHPADRVTLATGHLDLDTHLAGLQPGELVYACGPASLLEAVESRVPASALRLERFTPATPGSSGDSEFEVELARSGLLLTVPADRSILQTVQRAGVTVLYSCTEGTCGTCETDLLSGEADHRDTVLTEEERAADETLMICVSRCRTPGGRLTLDL; this is translated from the coding sequence TTGAACGACACCATCGACCTGATCGTCGCCGACCGCCGCGAGGAGGCGGTAGGCGTGATCTCCCTGACGTTGCGCCGGGCCGACGGCGGCGCCCTGCCCGGCTGGCAGCCCGGCGCGCATGTGGACCTGCTGCTGGCCGAGGGACTGGAGCGGCAGTACTCCCTGTGCGGCTCGCCCGACAGCGCGCAGTGGCGGATCGCCGTCCTGCACAAGGCGGACGGCCGCGGCGGATCGGACTTCGTCCACATCTCCCTCCACCCCGGCGCCCGGGTGCGGGCGCGGGGCCCGCGCAACCACTTCCCGCTGGAACCGGCGCCGCGCCACCGCTTCGTCGCCGGCGGGATCGGCATCACGCCGATCCTCCCGATGCTCGCCGCAGCCTCGTCCTCGTCCTCGGACTGGTCACTGCTGTACGGCGGGCGCTCACGCGCCTCCATGGCCTTCGCCGAGGAGGTGACCGCGCACCACCCCGCCGACCGCGTCACTCTTGCCACCGGCCACCTCGACCTCGACACCCACCTGGCCGGCCTCCAGCCCGGCGAACTCGTCTACGCCTGCGGCCCGGCGTCATTGCTGGAGGCGGTCGAGTCCCGCGTCCCGGCTTCCGCGCTGCGCCTCGAACGCTTCACGCCGGCGACTCCGGGCAGCTCCGGCGACTCCGAGTTCGAGGTCGAACTCGCCCGGTCCGGCCTTCTGCTGACCGTCCCGGCGGACCGGAGCATCCTGCAGACCGTCCAGCGGGCGGGCGTCACCGTCCTCTACTCCTGCACCGAGGGCACCTGCGGCACCTGCGAGACCGACCTTCTCTCGGGCGAGGCCGACCACCGCGACACCGTCCTCACCGAGGAGGAGCGCGCCGCCGACGAAACGTTGATGATCTGTGTCTCCCGCTGCCGTACCCCAGGTGGCCGGCTGACCCTGGACCTCTGA